From the genome of Geothrix sp. 21YS21S-4, one region includes:
- a CDS encoding ABC transporter permease has product MAFLARLGAPVRRFLAFLGAQARLCGSTIRHGAALRSGQWAVVGEQIRLQVRFTGLDAAGLVMGTAFLLGAVTLIQAFSQLSALGAERYVGALMVVIVLRELGPLLTAMLVIGRSATAMAAELGAMQLNGEVEALVVHGVDPYQYLLLPRWAGAVVSLFALVALFDGAALAGGFAVVRLNHGVTFGFFMESVRQSLSNLDFAATLLKVGLFGSAITFQACHFGLGIRRSRTEIPQAVTRTVVATLVSVFLVDGLVAALFYAR; this is encoded by the coding sequence ATGGCTTTCCTTGCGCGGCTCGGCGCGCCGGTGCGCCGCTTCCTGGCCTTCCTCGGAGCCCAGGCGCGGCTGTGCGGAAGCACGATCCGCCACGGAGCCGCCCTGCGCTCCGGCCAGTGGGCGGTGGTGGGAGAGCAGATCCGCCTCCAGGTGAGGTTCACGGGATTGGATGCGGCCGGGCTGGTGATGGGAACGGCCTTCCTCCTCGGGGCGGTGACGCTGATCCAGGCCTTCAGCCAGCTGTCCGCCCTCGGCGCCGAGCGCTATGTGGGCGCCCTGATGGTGGTGATCGTCCTGCGGGAACTGGGCCCGCTGCTGACGGCGATGCTGGTGATCGGGCGCAGCGCCACGGCCATGGCCGCCGAACTGGGCGCCATGCAGTTGAACGGCGAGGTGGAGGCGTTGGTGGTCCACGGGGTGGACCCCTACCAGTACCTCCTGCTGCCGCGGTGGGCGGGGGCGGTGGTCTCCCTCTTCGCCCTGGTGGCGCTGTTCGACGGGGCCGCGCTCGCCGGAGGATTCGCGGTGGTGCGCCTGAATCACGGTGTCACCTTCGGGTTCTTCATGGAATCGGTGCGACAGTCCCTGTCCAACCTGGATTTCGCCGCCACGCTGCTCAAGGTGGGGCTGTTCGGCAGCGCGATCACCTTCCAGGCCTGCCATTTCGGCCTCGGGATCCGCCGCAGCCGCACCGAGATCCCCCAGGCCGTCACCCGGACGGTGGTGGCGACGCTGGTGTCCGTGTTCCTCGTCGACGGCCTCGTGGCCGCGCTGTTCTACGCCCGATGA
- a CDS encoding ATP-binding cassette domain-containing protein, producing the protein MIEVRGLACDTPEGRPLLEGLDLDVARGGTLLVTGASGSGKSRLLKAIAGIEAPRAGGVKVAGGGRVRMGFAFAEGGLLSNLSLAENLALPLRFLGLSRAEAHRRAEAALDRLDLRLVADLRPHAVGASARKRANLARVLALAPDLILLDDPLEGLDAADRATALALILGWAADPEVTLLLAAEDAAAFPGLEAPRLELRNSSLPAEAP; encoded by the coding sequence ATGATCGAAGTCCGCGGCCTCGCCTGCGACACGCCCGAGGGCCGGCCCCTGCTGGAGGGGCTCGACCTGGACGTGGCGCGGGGCGGAACCCTGCTGGTGACGGGAGCCAGCGGTTCCGGCAAGAGCCGGTTGCTCAAGGCCATCGCCGGGATCGAGGCTCCGCGGGCCGGAGGCGTGAAGGTGGCAGGAGGAGGCCGCGTCCGGATGGGATTCGCATTCGCGGAGGGCGGTCTCCTGTCCAACCTCAGCCTGGCGGAGAACCTGGCGCTGCCCCTGCGCTTCCTGGGCCTTTCGCGGGCCGAGGCGCACCGCCGGGCGGAGGCGGCCCTCGATCGGCTGGATCTGCGGCTGGTGGCGGACCTGCGCCCCCATGCCGTGGGCGCCTCCGCCCGGAAGCGCGCCAACCTGGCCCGGGTGCTGGCGCTGGCGCCCGACCTGATCCTCCTGGACGACCCGCTCGAAGGGCTGGATGCCGCCGACCGCGCGACCGCCCTGGCGCTGATTCTCGGGTGGGCCGCCGATCCGGAGGTCACCCTGCTCCTCGCCGCGGAGGACGCCGCGGCCTTTCCCGGGTTGGAGGCTCCGCGGCTGGAGCTCCGGAATTCTTCCCTTCCAGCGGAGGCGCCATGA
- a CDS encoding MlaD family protein yields MNFDKQDVRLGCFVLLALALFGGLVAYKNAGAVTERTYRLRVRLDGMEGLGPGTDVQLKGYRVGRVERVDLLREGEDYRFRAVIAVREDIRLWRGTRAVVAPKGVGGAVLDLRLPELAQRTVPLAEGEEIAGEEGASPGRILERADGLLANLNLSLDALRDRLRTRGVDDFLEHPAVARSLRSLDATLAEFQALAREGRGVAAHADRSMAGADRALADLEKSLSLTRGLLEARQPELDRIVTGLASVLQQADGALGRFRTEEQPEVDASLRALRRSLESAEELLQLLKQRPSRAVWGQPGDAERERARKAAEAARKGSDPK; encoded by the coding sequence ATGAACTTCGACAAGCAGGACGTCCGTCTCGGCTGCTTCGTCCTCCTGGCGCTGGCCCTGTTCGGAGGCCTGGTGGCCTACAAGAACGCCGGGGCGGTGACCGAGCGCACCTACCGGCTGCGGGTGCGGCTGGACGGCATGGAGGGCCTCGGGCCGGGCACGGACGTGCAGCTCAAGGGCTACCGCGTGGGCCGCGTGGAGCGGGTGGACCTGCTGCGCGAAGGGGAGGACTACCGCTTCCGCGCCGTCATCGCCGTGCGCGAGGACATCCGGCTGTGGCGGGGCACCCGTGCCGTCGTCGCGCCCAAGGGCGTGGGCGGCGCGGTGCTCGACCTGCGCCTTCCGGAGCTCGCCCAGCGGACCGTCCCGCTGGCGGAGGGCGAGGAAATCGCCGGCGAAGAGGGCGCGTCTCCGGGCCGCATCCTGGAGCGGGCGGATGGCCTGCTCGCGAACCTGAACCTGTCGCTGGACGCGCTGCGGGACCGCCTCCGGACGCGGGGCGTGGATGACTTCCTGGAGCATCCGGCGGTGGCGCGCTCCCTTCGCTCCCTGGACGCGACGCTGGCGGAATTCCAGGCCCTGGCGCGGGAAGGGCGGGGCGTTGCGGCCCACGCGGACCGCAGCATGGCGGGGGCGGACCGGGCCCTCGCCGACCTGGAGAAGAGCCTGAGCCTGACCCGGGGCCTGCTGGAAGCGCGGCAGCCGGAGCTGGACCGCATCGTGACGGGGCTGGCGTCGGTGCTCCAGCAGGCGGACGGCGCCCTCGGGCGCTTCCGGACGGAGGAGCAGCCGGAAGTGGACGCCAGTCTGCGCGCGCTTCGCCGCTCGCTGGAATCCGCGGAGGAACTGCTCCAGTTGCTCAAGCAGCGGCCCAGCCGGGCGGTGTGGGGACAGCCCGGGGACGCGGAGCGCGAACGGGCGCGAAAGGCCGCGGAGGCGGCCCGCAAGGGCTCAGATCCCAAGTAG
- a CDS encoding OsmC family protein produces the protein MGNLATIRNGVNVEELEAMRARVEQEPAGAQFTFRSRVKWINRAHSQSAFGSVYGWGEEHARPVPLFLEGDEPAVLLGTDLAPTPREAALHALGACLSATYAYAAAAMGIDIASLGFDLETDADLRGFFETDPSVGPGLSQIRIKVNLACSGTPEEVEELHARAARTSPLLDAFRNPVDVRIET, from the coding sequence ATGGGCAACCTGGCGACCATCCGCAACGGCGTGAACGTGGAAGAGCTGGAGGCCATGCGGGCGCGGGTCGAGCAGGAGCCCGCGGGCGCGCAGTTCACCTTCCGGTCCCGCGTGAAGTGGATCAACCGGGCCCACTCCCAGAGCGCCTTCGGCTCGGTGTACGGCTGGGGCGAGGAGCACGCCCGGCCGGTTCCCCTATTTCTGGAAGGGGATGAACCCGCGGTGCTGCTGGGCACGGACCTCGCGCCGACGCCCCGGGAAGCGGCCCTCCACGCCCTGGGAGCCTGCCTCAGCGCCACCTACGCCTATGCCGCCGCGGCCATGGGAATCGACATCGCCAGCCTCGGGTTCGACCTGGAGACGGACGCCGATCTGCGGGGGTTCTTCGAGACGGACCCTTCCGTCGGGCCCGGCCTTTCCCAGATCCGGATCAAGGTGAACCTCGCGTGCAGCGGGACGCCGGAAGAGGTGGAGGAACTCCACGCGCGGGCCGCCCGGACTTCGCCGCTTCTCGACGCGTTCCGGAATCCGGTGGACGTGCGCATCGAAACGTAG
- a CDS encoding PAS domain S-box protein, with product MLPPPPGPFLQKTVQRVVVALATCALALVVLGIAGRLLGVDVLLTFGSGQALRPPVGLGLMGLLAVAILLAEGRPRSAPLRRLAAGMAVGAGIAGAVLPLGGWSSGTMAVAVVGIALSALLRWLSPAPSRGARQAAAVGVHVPLVIGTVVVVSHAAGAPSLYEASALPMFLPSALCAVLLGLALLLAGGSDIWPLAAFQLLSTRKDGPNGDSGRWPGAGPLALFLTTGAVILIVGSLHLRSQLRSARQQAQEELAAIAGLKARQAEAWYGERHSDADQMRSRVYLHARLRDFLSGASRIPAAEVEASLKELRRDVYQHAALVDGNGRVRLAVPAEAGADEVLAEPADGRLRLRIPLGSGESGWLVLTADIRSALGSGIESWRAGAPIETLMIPPGGVPGLVLNPAKEEADLATGRDGRGVPVLAVLRDVPGTPWRVAAKVDAAGVYGPMRQRVWVTGAGLMALLALAAAVVGLMVRHREAGMVHAQLVLSQRFEWLMREANDIILLLDEEGRIREANQRAVESYGYTAEELRGRSISMLRLSEAAPLVQEQLARLRVVGALRFETRHRRRDGSTFPVEVSSRLVRLDGERGVISFMRDISEREARQHEIQRMTQLYAALSQVNQAIVWSATRETLFAKICGAMVVFGKFSMAWIGWEDPATHRVEVVGRHGDTTGLLDRVVVRADQSSEGQGAVGQAIRLGRPCILNDFIAAQASSPWREELVAAGFASIAAFPIREGGEVRGALTVYAHEKDFFGVQEVALLEEAAVDISFALDHLAGEARRREVELALQESERSLREAQQAGGVGTYAWDIRADSWKSSAQLDRIFGVGPDHPRTLESWRALVVPEARERMERYVAGLVARHEAFDLEYPIIRVSDGVRRWVHGRGELHYDEEGHPRALVGIIQDITDRKQDEEALRKVTVAVEQSPLSIVITDPEGRIEYVNPAFTATTHYAAEEALGRNPRILKSPSTPPEHYRPMWEALARGEVWRGEFENLRKGGEPFYERAILAPVRDEKGDLTGYIAIKEDITGLKRAEAERRALEAQLQQAQKLESLGSLAGGVAHDMNNVLGAILGLASSLQENPDDPQALAKSLETITTACLRGRGVVKSLLYFARQDLQEERPLDLNALVREMGHLLSHTTLKRIHLEMDLAPDLRWVRGDGGALSHAIMNLCVNAMDAMPGGGTLAISTRASANGGVELRVKDTGEGMSPEVLAKAMEPFFSTKPQGKGTGLGLAMVYGTMKAHEGNLELSSVLGAGTEAILRFPPFRVESAMLPEPTPRPEPEALQPLRILLVDDDELIRDSLGPMLEMLDHEVTLAASAEEALQLMEEGLAPELVLLDMNMPGLGGPEALPRLRALRPGIPVILSTGYSDQEMAPLLAAHPGVTSIRKPFTAKEIQQKIATLAIQPAKD from the coding sequence ATGTTGCCTCCGCCCCCAGGGCCCTTTCTCCAGAAGACGGTGCAGCGGGTGGTGGTGGCCTTGGCGACCTGCGCCCTCGCGCTGGTGGTGCTGGGGATCGCCGGCAGGCTTTTGGGCGTGGACGTGCTGTTGACCTTCGGATCGGGCCAGGCCCTCCGGCCGCCCGTGGGCCTGGGGCTGATGGGCCTCCTGGCGGTGGCGATTCTCCTGGCTGAGGGACGCCCCCGCTCGGCGCCCCTCCGGCGGCTTGCCGCGGGGATGGCGGTAGGGGCGGGGATCGCGGGCGCGGTCCTTCCGCTGGGCGGCTGGAGTTCCGGGACCATGGCCGTGGCGGTGGTGGGCATCGCCCTTTCCGCCCTTCTGCGGTGGCTCTCGCCCGCGCCGTCCCGGGGCGCGCGGCAGGCCGCGGCGGTGGGCGTGCATGTGCCGCTGGTGATCGGGACGGTGGTGGTGGTCAGCCATGCGGCGGGGGCGCCGTCCCTGTACGAGGCCTCGGCCCTGCCGATGTTCCTGCCCTCCGCGCTGTGCGCGGTGCTGCTGGGCCTGGCGCTCCTACTGGCGGGGGGAAGCGACATCTGGCCGCTGGCCGCGTTCCAGCTTCTCTCGACCCGAAAGGACGGCCCCAACGGGGATTCCGGTCGCTGGCCGGGGGCGGGCCCGCTGGCGCTTTTCCTGACGACGGGCGCGGTGATTCTGATCGTCGGGTCGCTCCATCTCCGAAGCCAGCTGCGGAGCGCGCGGCAACAGGCGCAGGAGGAGTTGGCGGCCATCGCCGGCCTCAAGGCGCGGCAGGCCGAGGCCTGGTACGGCGAGCGACACTCCGACGCCGACCAGATGCGCAGCCGCGTCTACCTCCACGCGAGGCTCCGCGATTTCCTCTCGGGCGCTTCGCGGATTCCCGCGGCGGAGGTCGAGGCCTCGCTGAAGGAGCTGCGCCGGGACGTGTATCAGCACGCGGCGCTCGTGGATGGGAACGGCCGCGTCCGGTTGGCGGTTCCCGCGGAGGCGGGCGCCGACGAAGTTCTCGCTGAGCCGGCGGACGGCCGCCTGCGCTTGCGGATTCCCCTGGGATCCGGGGAATCGGGCTGGCTGGTTCTGACGGCGGACATCCGGTCCGCGCTGGGGTCGGGAATCGAGTCCTGGCGGGCCGGCGCGCCCATCGAGACGCTGATGATCCCTCCCGGCGGAGTGCCGGGGCTGGTGCTGAATCCGGCCAAGGAAGAGGCGGACCTGGCGACGGGCCGGGACGGGCGCGGGGTGCCCGTGCTGGCTGTGCTGCGGGACGTGCCGGGGACGCCCTGGCGAGTGGCGGCCAAGGTGGATGCCGCCGGCGTGTACGGCCCGATGCGCCAGCGCGTCTGGGTCACGGGGGCCGGCCTGATGGCGCTCCTGGCGCTGGCCGCCGCGGTGGTGGGCCTGATGGTGCGCCACCGCGAGGCGGGCATGGTCCACGCCCAGCTGGTCCTGTCGCAGCGGTTCGAGTGGCTGATGCGCGAAGCCAACGACATCATCCTGCTCCTGGACGAGGAGGGCCGCATCCGCGAGGCGAACCAGCGCGCGGTGGAGAGCTACGGCTACACGGCGGAAGAACTGAGGGGCAGGTCCATTTCCATGCTGCGCCTGTCCGAAGCGGCCCCGCTCGTGCAGGAACAGCTCGCCCGGCTGCGCGTCGTCGGCGCCCTGAGGTTCGAGACCCGCCACCGCCGCCGGGACGGATCGACCTTTCCGGTGGAGGTCAGCTCGCGGCTGGTCCGGCTGGACGGCGAACGGGGCGTGATCAGCTTCATGCGCGACATCTCCGAGCGGGAGGCGCGCCAGCACGAGATCCAGCGGATGACGCAGCTCTATGCCGCGCTCAGCCAGGTCAACCAGGCCATCGTCTGGTCCGCCACGCGCGAGACGCTGTTCGCCAAGATCTGCGGCGCCATGGTGGTCTTCGGCAAGTTCTCCATGGCCTGGATCGGCTGGGAGGATCCCGCCACCCACCGCGTGGAGGTGGTGGGGCGCCACGGCGACACCACGGGCCTCCTGGATCGCGTGGTGGTCCGGGCCGACCAGTCCTCCGAGGGCCAGGGCGCCGTGGGCCAGGCCATCCGCCTAGGACGGCCGTGCATCCTGAACGACTTCATCGCCGCCCAGGCTTCTTCCCCATGGCGGGAGGAACTGGTGGCCGCGGGCTTCGCCTCCATCGCGGCGTTTCCCATCCGCGAGGGCGGCGAAGTGCGCGGCGCCCTGACCGTCTACGCCCACGAGAAGGATTTCTTCGGGGTGCAGGAAGTGGCTCTGCTGGAAGAGGCGGCCGTCGACATCTCCTTTGCGCTCGATCACCTGGCCGGGGAAGCGCGGCGGCGCGAGGTGGAGCTGGCGCTCCAGGAGAGCGAGCGGTCGCTCCGCGAGGCCCAGCAGGCGGGCGGCGTCGGCACCTACGCCTGGGACATCCGCGCGGATTCCTGGAAGAGCAGTGCTCAACTGGATCGGATCTTCGGCGTGGGTCCCGATCATCCCCGCACCCTGGAGAGCTGGAGGGCGCTGGTGGTGCCGGAAGCCCGGGAGCGGATGGAGCGCTACGTGGCGGGCCTCGTGGCGCGGCACGAAGCCTTCGATCTGGAATACCCCATCATCCGCGTGAGCGACGGCGTCCGCCGGTGGGTCCACGGCCGGGGCGAACTCCACTACGACGAGGAGGGCCACCCCCGGGCCCTGGTGGGCATCATCCAGGACATCACGGACCGCAAGCAGGACGAGGAGGCGCTGCGGAAGGTCACGGTGGCCGTGGAACAGAGCCCGCTCTCCATCGTGATCACCGATCCCGAGGGCCGGATCGAGTACGTGAATCCGGCGTTCACGGCCACCACGCACTACGCCGCGGAGGAGGCCCTCGGGCGCAATCCCCGCATCCTCAAGTCCCCGTCGACGCCGCCCGAGCACTACCGCCCGATGTGGGAGGCCCTGGCCCGGGGCGAAGTGTGGCGGGGGGAATTCGAGAACCTCCGGAAGGGCGGCGAACCCTTCTATGAGCGAGCCATCCTCGCCCCCGTGCGCGATGAGAAGGGCGACCTCACCGGCTACATTGCCATCAAGGAGGACATCACCGGGCTGAAACGCGCCGAGGCCGAGCGGCGGGCCCTGGAAGCGCAGCTCCAGCAGGCCCAAAAGCTGGAGAGCCTGGGCAGCCTCGCGGGCGGCGTGGCCCACGACATGAACAACGTCCTGGGCGCCATCCTTGGGCTGGCCTCCAGCCTGCAGGAGAATCCGGACGACCCGCAGGCCCTGGCGAAGAGCCTGGAGACGATCACCACCGCCTGTCTCCGCGGTCGCGGGGTGGTGAAGAGCCTGCTCTATTTCGCGCGCCAGGATCTCCAGGAGGAGCGTCCCCTCGACCTGAACGCCCTCGTGCGCGAGATGGGCCACCTCCTCAGCCACACCACGCTCAAGCGGATCCACCTCGAAATGGATCTCGCGCCGGACCTCCGGTGGGTGCGCGGGGACGGCGGCGCCCTCAGCCACGCGATCATGAACCTGTGCGTCAACGCCATGGACGCCATGCCCGGCGGCGGCACCCTCGCCATCTCCACCCGCGCGAGCGCCAACGGCGGGGTGGAGCTGCGGGTGAAGGACACCGGCGAAGGCATGTCGCCGGAGGTGCTCGCCAAGGCGATGGAGCCGTTCTTCTCCACCAAGCCGCAGGGGAAGGGGACCGGCCTGGGCCTGGCGATGGTCTACGGCACGATGAAGGCCCATGAAGGCAACCTGGAACTGTCCAGCGTCCTGGGGGCCGGAACCGAGGCGATCCTGCGTTTCCCGCCCTTCCGTGTGGAGTCCGCCATGCTTCCCGAACCGACGCCGCGGCCCGAGCCCGAGGCCCTGCAACCGCTCCGCATCCTCCTGGTGGACGACGACGAACTGATCCGCGATTCCCTGGGGCCCATGCTGGAGATGCTCGACCACGAAGTGACGCTGGCCGCCAGCGCCGAGGAGGCGCTGCAGCTCATGGAGGAGGGACTCGCGCCGGAGCTGGTTCTCCTCGACATGAACATGCCCGGCCTGGGCGGCCCCGAGGCTCTTCCGCGGCTCCGCGCCCTGCGGCCCGGCATTCCCGTGATCCTGTCCACCGGCTACAGCGACCAGGAAATGGCTCCGCTCCTGGCCGCCCACCCCGGCGTCACCAGCATCCGAAAGCCCTTCACGGCGAAGGAGATCCAACAGAAGATCGCGACCCTCGCGATCCAGCCCGCCAAGGACTGA
- the tnpA gene encoding IS200/IS605 family transposase produces the protein MDSEESLSHSRWECKYHVVFVPKCRRKTIYEKLRPHLGEVLKKLAEQKESRIIEGHLMGDHVHMLISIPPKYSVSQVIGFIKGKSAIHLARVYGERKRNFVGQHFWARGYFVSTVGRDEATVREYIRRQEREDQRLEQMLPW, from the coding sequence ATGGACTCAGAAGAAAGTCTAAGCCACTCCAGATGGGAGTGTAAGTACCACGTGGTCTTTGTGCCGAAGTGTCGGAGGAAGACGATCTACGAGAAGTTGAGGCCGCACCTTGGAGAAGTCCTGAAGAAGCTGGCAGAGCAGAAGGAAAGCCGAATCATTGAGGGGCACCTGATGGGTGACCATGTCCATATGCTGATTTCAATTCCACCGAAGTATTCGGTATCGCAGGTGATCGGATTCATCAAGGGGAAGAGCGCCATTCACCTGGCTCGAGTCTACGGAGAGAGGAAGCGGAACTTTGTTGGGCAGCATTTCTGGGCCCGAGGATATTTCGTATCGACCGTGGGGCGCGACGAAGCAACAGTGCGGGAATACATCCGTCGACAAGAAAGGGAGGACCAGCGCTTGGAGCAGATGTTGCCTTGGTAG